One window of the Oncorhynchus clarkii lewisi isolate Uvic-CL-2024 chromosome 19, UVic_Ocla_1.0, whole genome shotgun sequence genome contains the following:
- the LOC139374958 gene encoding intersectin-2-like isoform X2 yields MNGGRNVWAISPEERDKHDKQFDTLSPATGFVSGEQARKFFLQSGLPSSVLAEIWALADMNKDGKMDRLEFSIAMKLIKLKLQGTPLPSSLPIIMKQPPVPAPSSTGAMSSRYGMGSMPNLSMMPGAIAMLTPIPITPNLSTMTPNLSTMTPNLSTMIPNLSPMTPVTGLTPMVPMATGMVPLVATSTMPLLPSLGSPALPNGTMGILQQLPPGHMGTGLPLSVSYTSSPLGFSPGMNKATSLLDLGSSSSNSSSTTSLAGSSPKTVPSDWAVPQASRLKYRQQFNSLDKHMTGYLTGQQVRNAMATTLLTQTQLATIWTLADVDKDGKLRGEEFILAMHLVDMAKTAQPLPLTLPIELIPPSQRGAVNGTSLSLYAGITEELEAEPPQKPKSNLSFEDKFKANLERGNAELEKRRQALQDTQRREEERRQQKEREERERREREAREQEERRRKEEERRLERQRELERQKEEERLKEIERKEAAQRELERQRKEEWERRRRGELMSQKSQEQEDIGRLKTRKRNLEMELEAVGNKHRQISERLHDAQSKRTMQRSELELTNQRRDTSRLDINSLQRQLEEYQRKLSQLTPEQQRLSDKLRNMALNNLPVSTMSTLKRSASEKDGVCRKLKQQLDALENETAAKLADMDQYQNDIQDLRASQRKQQSALDKLRSIKEDKRRELERQRAQEEERKRREEEEAQRRIKLEKERQWQKKLQREEEERQMRLQEEREAKLREEEEKEVQARLLAAKEQAERERRAEERREQERRMQEERRRLEEEERNMREEERRKQEEERKREEGERREEERRRQEERRKQEEEDWRRREEERKRLEEEMDREKEEEEKRRQRAADAAIRDAEERKRVEEERRRQEEVDSKRREEDRKRVEEERKEEERRRRRQEEEEEERKLKEEAKRKLEEEKRKRQEEALRPSAGKTNIHDKLSALLRGLEERKGGLQPQAMEHRKSAALTSFRALYPFTARNQDELSFEADELIEVDESTEREQGWLYGCRQGKMGWFPESYVERQAKPETPAVINATPAATTTAVATTAVYATVAKQAPRPQLSTPKHTGKPGGDATMPTGQNSAFTPTHAPHHAHLDQIQVAGSLQAQALCSWTAKTESHLNFSKDDVIWVLEQQDSWWLGELNGAQGWFPKTYVTLLGENEDTTNSINSPPDGSEATDAAQQEEYVALYTYESPEPGDLTFREGDVILVTQREGEWWSGGIGDRTGVFPSNYVKPKETDTSSNSGKSGQPGKKPEIAQVSTTYTATGTEQLSLAPGQLILILSKNPTGWWLGELQARGKKRQKGWFPASHVKMLGSNSGKSTPAPLPVCQVIAMYDYKAANEDEMSFSKGQLISVFDKNDPDWWKGEVNGVTGLFPTNYVKMTTADTDPSQQWCADLNSLDSMSPQERKRQGYIHELLQTEERYVEDLQIVMEVFHKPMSESGRLTEAEMAMIFVNWKELIACNTKLLKALRVRKKTGGENMPVQVIGDILASELAHLQPYIRFCSCQLNGAALLQSRTDNQQDFKDFLKKIATDYRCKGMPLSSFLLKPMQRITRYPLHIKNILESTQEDHADRRPLREALERAEELCSQVNEGVREKENSDRLEWIQSHVQCEGVTENLVFNSLTNCLGPRKLLHSGKVYKIKSNKELWAFLFNDFLLLTHAAKQFSSSGPDKLFSTKNNTQLKMYKPPVFLNEVLVKLPDPSSEEPFFHISHIDRVYSLKTENINERTAWVQKIKAASEDFLETDKKKREKAYQARSLKASGIGRLLVTILEATELKSCKSNGKSNPYCEVTMGAQIYTSRTLSDTVNPKWNFNCQFNIRDLYQDVLCITIFERDQFSPDDFLGRTEVPVATIKKELENKGPATRRLLLHEVPTGEVWVRLDLQLFQNRASK; encoded by the exons ATGAATG gcGGCCGCAATGTGTGGGCTATCTCTCCAGAGGAGAGGGACAAACATGATAAACAGTTTGACACCCTCTCTCCCGCGACGGGCTTTGTCTCAG GGGAGCAGGCCAGGAAGTTCTTCTTGCAGTCGGGTCTTCCCTCCTCAGTGCTGGCAGAGATATG gGCCCTGGCTGACATGAATAAGGATGGGAAGATGGACAGGTTGGAGTTCTCCATCGCTATGAAGCTCATTAAGCTCAAACTTCAGGGCAcacccctgccctcctctctacCAATCATCATGAAGCAGCCGCCAGTGCCCGCCCCTTCCTCAACAGGCGCCATGTCCTCACGCTATG gaATGGGCTCCATGCCAAACCTGTCGATGATGCCTGGAGCCATCGCCATGCTcacccccatccccattaccCCTAACCTCTCAACCATGACCCCTAACCTCTCAACCATGACCCCTAACCTCTCAACCATGATCCCTAACCTCTCACCCATGACCCCTGTGACTGGCCTCACTCCTATGGTCCCAATGGCAACAGGCATGGTCCCCCTGGTTGCCACGTCAACAATGCCCCTGCTGCCGTCCCTGGGCAGCCCCGCTCTCCCCAATGGCACTATGGGTATCCTACAGCAACTTCCACCAGGACACATGGGGACAG gcctgcctctctctgtgtcctacacctcctctcctctgggttTCTCTCCTGGGATGAACAAAGCTACGTCACTGCTGGACCTAGGCTCaagcag cTCCAACTCTTCATCCACCACCTCCCTGGCAGGTAGTTCTCCTAAGACGGTGCCCTCTGACTGGGCCGTGCCTCAGGCCTCGCGCCTGAAATACAGACAGCAGTTCAACAGCCTCGACAAACACATGACGGGATACCTCACAG gtcAGCAGGTGAGGAATGCCATGGCAACCACTCTGCTCACTCAGACACAGCTGGCCACCATCTG gaCCCTGGCCGATGTGGATAAGGATGGGAAGCTAAGAGGAGAGGAGTTTATTCTGGCCATGCATCTAGTGGACATGGCCAAGACCGCCCAACCCTTACCTCTCACACTACCCATAGAACTAATACCACCATCacagag GGGTGCTGTGAATGGGACCAGTTTATCTCTCTATGCTGGCATCACTGAAGAACTGGAGGCTGAGCCACCACAGAAACCCAAAAGCaact taTCGTTTGAGGATAAATTCAAGGCCAACCTGGAGCGAGGGAACGCGGAGCTGGAGAAAAGACGACAGGCTCTGCaggacacacagaggagagaggaggagagacgccagcaaaaggagagagaggagcgagagaggagagagcgggaggccagagagcaggaggagaggagaaggaaggaggaggagaggaggctagaGCGACAGAGGGAactggagagacagaaagaggaggagaggctgaaGGAGATTGAGAGAAAAGAG GCGGCGCAGCGTGAGTTGGAGCGCcagaggaaagaggagtgggagaggaggaggagaggagagctgatgAGCCAGAAGAGTCAGGAGCAGGAGGACATCGGCAGACTAAAAACTAGGAAGAGGAACCTGGAGATGGAGCTGGAGGCTGTG GGTAACAAACACAGGCAGATCTCTGAGCGGCTGCATGATGCTCAGAGCAAGAGGACGATGCAGCGGAGCGAGCTGGAGCTGACCAACCAGAGACGAGACACAAGCAGACTGGACATCAACTCCCTGCAGAGACAACTAGAG GAGTACCAGAGGAAGCTGTCCCAGCTGACTCCAGAACAGCAGAGGCTCAGTGACAAACTGAGGAACATGGCCCTCAACAACCTGCCAG TCTCCACCATGTCCACGCTGAAGCGCAGCGCCAGTGAGAAGGACGGAGTGTGTCGCAAACTGAAGCAGCAGCTGGATGCTCTGGAGAACGAGACGGCTGCTAAACTGGCCGACATGGACCAGTACCAGAACGACATACAG GATCTGAGAGCGAGCCAGCGGAAGCAGCAGTCGGCTCTGGATAAACTACGGAGCATCAAAGAGGACAAACGGAGAGAACTGGAGAGACAGAGGgcgcaggaggaggagaggaagaggagggaggaggaggaggcccaAAG ACGCATTAAGCTGGAGAAGGAGCGTCAGTGGCAGAAgaagctgcagagagaggaggaggagagacagatgaggttgcaggaagagagggaggccaaactcagagaggaggaggagaaggaggtgcaGGCCCGCCTCTTAGCTGCTAAAGAACAGGCAGAACGGGAacgcagagcagaggagaggagagagcaggagaggaggatgcaggaggagaggagaagactggaggaagaggagaggaatatgagggaggaggagagaaggaaacaggaggaggagaggaagagagaggagggggagaggagagaggaagagaggaggcggcaggaggagaggaggaagcaaGAAGAGGAGGATTGgcgcaggagagaggaagagaggaagaggttagaggaggagatggacagagagaaggaggaagaggagaagaggcggCAGCGGGCTGCGGACGCAGCAATCCGAGacgcagaggagaggaagagagtggaggaggagaggagaaggcagGAAGAGGTGGACAGTAAGAGGCGcgaggaggacaggaagagagtggaggaggagaggaaggaggaagagaggaggaggcggcggcaggaggaggaggaggaggagaggaagctgaAGGAAGAAGCGAAGAGGaagctggaggaggagaagaggaaaagacAGGAGGAGGCGTTGCGGCCGAGTGCAGGGAAGACAAACATCCATGACAAACTGTCAGCCCTTCtcagaggactagaggagaggaaag GTGGTCTGCAGCCCCAGGCCATGGAGCACAGGAAGTCTGCGGCGCTCACTTCCTTCCGGGCGCTCTACCCTTTCACAGCTCGCAACCAGGACGAACTCAGCTTCGAGGCCGATGAGCTCATCGAG GTGGATGAGAGTACAGAGCGGGAGCAGGGTTGGCTGTATGGCTGTCGGCAGGGGAAGATGGGCTGGTTCCCAGAGAGCTACGTGGAGAGACAGGCCAAACCAGAGACACCTGCTGTTATTAATGCAACTCCAGCTGCCACTACCACTGCTGTTGCTACTACTGCTGTTTATGCTACTGTTGCTAAACAGGCCCCCAGACCACAACTCTCCACTCCCAAACACACAGG GAAACCCGGGGGAGACGCTACCATGCCAACGGGACAGAACTCCGCCTTCACTCCTACACACGCCCCTCACCACGCCCATTTGGATCAGATACAG GTGGCGGGTAGCCTGCAGGCCCAGGCTCTGTGTTCGTGGACAGCTAAGACAGAGAGCCATCTGAACTTCAGTAAGGACGATGTGATCTGGGTGCTGGAGCAGCAGGACAGCTGGTGGCTAGGGGAGCTCAACGGGGCGCAAGGCTGGTTCCCCAAAACATATGTCACACTCCTGGGAGAGAATGAAGACACCACCAA CTCGATAAATTCCCCTCCGGATGGCTCTGAAGCCACAGATGCTGCTCAACAGGAAG AGTACGTGGCGCTGTACACCTATGAGAGCCCTGAGCCTGGCGACCTGACATTTAGGGAGGGTGATGTCATCCTGGtgacccagagagagggagagtggtggagtggaggCATCGGAGACCGCACCGGGGTGTTCCCTTCTAACTACGTCAAACCCAAAGAGACAGAC ACATCCAGCAACTCTGGAAAGTCAGGTCAGCCTGGGAAGAAACCAG AGATAGCCCAGGTGAGCACAACATACACGGCCACGGGGACAGAGCAGCTCAGCCTGGCGCCAGGACAGCTTATCCTCATCCTCAGCAAGAACCCCACCGGCTGGTGGCTCGGAGAACTGCAG GCGCGGGGAAAGAAGCGTCAGAAGGGTTGGTTTCCTGCCTCACATGTCAAAATGCTGGGATCCAACAGTGGCAAGTCCACGCCAGCACCTCTACCAG tgtgTCAGGTCATTGCCATGTACGACTACAAGGCAGCCAACGAGGACGAAATGAGCTTCTCCAAGGGTCAACTGATCAGTGTGTTCGACAAGAACGACCCCGATTGGTGGAAAGGGGAGGTCAACGGGGTCACCGGTCTGTTCCCAACCAATTACGTCAAGATGACAACTGCCGACACCGACCCCAGCCAGCAAT ggTGTGCTGACCTGAACAGTCTAGACTCTATGAGTCcccaggagaggaagagacagggctACATCCACGAGCTcctccagacagaggagagatatGTGGAGGACCTCCAGATAGTCATGGAG GTGTTCCATAAGCCCATGTCTGAGTCGGGTCGTCTGACAGAGGCAGAGATGGCCATGATCTTTGTCAACTGGAAGGAGCTCATCGCCTGCAACACCAAACTGCTAAA GGCTCTGCGTGTGCGTAAGAAGACGGGGGGTGAGAACATGCCTGTCCAGGTGATCGGAGACATCTTGGCGTCCGAGCTGGCTCACCTCCAGCCTTACATCCGGTTCTGCTCCTGTCAACTCAACGGAGCTGCTCTGCTACAGAGTAGGACTGACAACCAACAGGACTTTAAAGACTTCCTCAAG AAAATCGCCACAGACTACCGCTGTAAAGGCATGCCCTTATCCAGCTTCCTGCTGAAGCCCATGCAGAGGATCACACGCTACCCTCTACACATCAAAAAC ATCCTGGAGAGTACCCAGGAGGACCATGCAGACCGCAGGCCTTTGAGAGAGGCTCTGGAGCGGGCTGAGGAGCTCTGTTCTCAGGTCAACGAGGGAGTCAGGGAGAAGGAGAATTCTGACAGGCTGGAGTGGATACAGTCACATGTACAGTGTGAGGGAGTCACAGAG aACTTGGTGTTTAACTCTCTGACTAACTGCCTGGGGCCCCGTAAGCTGCTCCACAGTGGGAAGGTGTATAAGATTAAGAGCAATAAGGAGCTGTGGGCTTTCCTCTTTAACGACTTCCTGCTGCTCACCCACGCTGCCAAACAGTTCAGCTCCTCAGGACCGGACAAGCTCTTCAGCACCAAGAACAACACACAGCTCAAGATGTATAAACCG CCGGTGTTCCTCAACGAGGTTCTGGTGAAGTTGCCAGACCCCTCCAGTGAAGAGCCCTTCTTCCACATCTCCCACATCGACCGAGTCTACAGCCTCAAAACCGAGAACATCAACGAGAG GACGGCCTGGGTGCAGAAGATTAAAGCTGCCTCAGAGGACTTCTTAGAGACCgataagaaaaagagagagaaggcatACCAAG CTCGTTCCCTGAAGGCCAGTGGAATCGGCCGGCTGTTAGTCACCATCCTGGAGGCCACTGAACTCAAGTCCTGCAAATCCAACG gtAAGAGTAACCCTTATTGCGAGGTAACCATGGGGGCTCAGATCTACACCTCTAGGACCCTCAGTGACACGGTCAACCCCAAGTGGAACTTCAACTGTCAGTTCAACATCAGAGATTTGTACCAGGACGTCCTTTGCATCACCATCTTCGAGAGGGACCAGTTTTCCCCTGACG ACTTCCTGGGTCGCACGGAGGTTCCCGTGGCGACCATAAAGAAGGAGTTGGAGAACAAGGGTCCAGCGACGCGCCGTCTGCTCCTCCACGAGGTCCCCACTGGAGAGGTGTGGGTCCGCCTCGACCTGCAGCTCTTTCAAAACAGAGCATCCAAATAA